One window from the genome of Desulforamulus ruminis DSM 2154 encodes:
- the recO gene encoding DNA repair protein RecO — MKTYKVDAVVLKSRDMREADKILTLYSVQRGKQRVVAHGAAKPNSRKRGAVQPFCYSSFMLHRGRELDSISQADLLDAFPDLRGDLDRLTAAAYVADLLDGFTGEGEANPYLFGLLLGTLHLVSGGHREMALRAFEAKLMELAGFKPELEHCSACGASLVETKLWFSSRQGGLLCRECAGMENKTQIFNRGTLESLKILYRWELSKLHQLKLPEMLRKELKALLGAYIEYYLEKRLKSADFLEQLYKNNPGGGTNNTKDLKGGPSGDQ; from the coding sequence ATGAAGACCTACAAAGTGGACGCCGTTGTTTTGAAATCCAGGGATATGAGAGAAGCGGACAAAATTTTAACCCTTTATTCCGTTCAGCGTGGGAAACAGCGGGTGGTGGCCCACGGGGCCGCGAAACCAAACAGCCGCAAGCGGGGAGCAGTGCAGCCCTTTTGTTATTCATCCTTCATGCTGCACCGGGGAAGAGAACTGGATTCCATCAGTCAGGCGGATCTCCTGGACGCCTTCCCTGATTTGCGGGGAGACCTGGACCGGCTGACTGCCGCTGCTTACGTGGCCGATTTATTGGACGGGTTTACCGGAGAAGGAGAAGCCAACCCGTACCTTTTCGGACTTCTCCTGGGTACGCTGCACCTGGTGTCCGGAGGCCACCGGGAGATGGCCCTGCGGGCTTTTGAAGCGAAACTTATGGAATTGGCCGGGTTTAAGCCTGAATTGGAGCACTGTTCCGCCTGCGGAGCTTCCCTGGTGGAAACCAAGCTCTGGTTTTCTTCCCGGCAGGGCGGGCTGCTCTGCCGGGAATGCGCGGGTATGGAAAACAAAACCCAGATTTTTAACCGGGGAACCCTGGAGTCCTTAAAGATTCTTTACCGCTGGGAGCTGTCCAAACTGCACCAGCTTAAACTGCCGGAGATGTTAAGGAAGGAACTAAAAGCCCTTTTAGGAGCATATATTGAATATTATCTGGAAAAGAGACTAAAGTCCGCGGATTTTCTGGAACAACTGTATAAAAATAACCCGGGTGGGGGTACAAATAATACAAAGGATTTGAAAGGAGGACCATCCGGTGACCAGTGA
- a CDS encoding helix-turn-helix transcriptional regulator, with protein MELSKRQETIIEIVKKNGPITGEQIAEKLNLTRATLRPDLAILTMAGLLDARPRVGYFYSGKSTDRVLAEKITGIKVGDVKSVPIVVPESCTVYDAVVTMFIEDVGTLYVVREGGLLEGVVSRKDLLKTTLGGHDINKLPVGVIMTRMPNVHFALENDSVWLAAYKLLTHEVDSLPVVKPVPEVNEKQFEVVGRLSKTNVTRIFVELGEGS; from the coding sequence ATGGAACTTTCAAAAAGGCAGGAAACCATCATTGAGATTGTTAAAAAGAATGGCCCCATCACTGGCGAACAGATCGCAGAAAAACTGAATTTAACCCGGGCCACCCTGAGACCCGATTTGGCCATACTAACCATGGCCGGGCTGCTGGATGCAAGACCCAGAGTAGGGTACTTTTACAGCGGTAAGTCCACCGATCGGGTATTGGCGGAGAAAATTACCGGCATCAAAGTAGGGGATGTTAAGTCGGTTCCCATTGTTGTCCCCGAAAGCTGCACCGTTTATGACGCAGTAGTCACCATGTTTATCGAGGATGTGGGTACGCTGTATGTGGTGCGGGAAGGCGGGCTGCTGGAAGGGGTTGTTTCCCGGAAAGATCTGCTGAAGACAACCCTTGGGGGCCACGACATCAATAAACTGCCGGTGGGAGTCATTATGACCCGTATGCCCAATGTGCACTTTGCTTTGGAAAATGACTCCGTTTGGCTGGCGGCTTATAAGCTATTGACCCACGAGGTTGATTCCCTGCCGGTAGTCAAGCCTGTGCCGGAGGTAAATGAAAAGCAGTTCGAGGTAGTGGGGAGATTGAGTAAGACCAACGTTACCCGGATATTTGTGGAGCTGGGAGAAGGATCATGA
- the glyS gene encoding glycine--tRNA ligase subunit beta: MAKDFLLEIGIEEMPARFLNPALDQLKELAGKIFHEKRMTHGEIAAYGTPRRLVLLVKELAERQEPLEKEVKGPAKKAAFDVDGNPTKAIQGFLRSQGARLEDLVVRNIGQVEYLYAVKREEGQPTDKVLAEIAPGLITGLNFPKPMRWGSLEMRFARPIRWLLALYGDQVVPFKLAGLQSGRSTYGHRFLSKGSLDIAQPAEYWVKIREAYVLVDPAERKELIRQQVQELAQGEGGRVQLDEDLLDEITNIVEWPTALCGSFDRNYLELPAAVLITPMQEHQRYFPVLGSGGELLNKFIAVRNGTKEYIDIVAAGNEKVLRARLADAKFFFEEDLKQPLSGKVNGLKKVVFLEGLGSMADKIDRIGALADHLGASLGADEAQQEKIQRAVLLAKADLVTNMVYEFPELQGVMGREYAIRNGEEALVAEAVFEHYLPRFAGDRLPETLAGRILSLADKMDTIVGCFSIGIQPTGSQDPYALRRQALGICHICIEGKLHLSLKELIAWSYQGYCEGVELKFSLEQVTSEIEEFFKQRLKGILNDRGLSYDTVEAVLAAGFDDVTDVLDRGLALASFREQPAFAALMLAFNRANNLAKHAAGDAIEESRLEHSAEQELYRQLTSLANRVEPLQEERRYTEILALVTTIQQPLNSFFEQVMVMVEDEKVKANRLALLKRIVHLSNRVADFSKIVVEG, translated from the coding sequence ATGGCTAAGGATTTTTTATTGGAAATTGGCATTGAAGAAATGCCCGCTCGTTTTTTAAACCCTGCTTTAGATCAACTGAAGGAACTGGCCGGTAAAATATTTCATGAAAAACGAATGACTCATGGGGAGATTGCCGCCTACGGAACGCCCCGTCGTCTGGTGCTGCTGGTAAAGGAACTGGCGGAAAGGCAGGAACCCCTGGAAAAGGAAGTAAAGGGTCCGGCTAAAAAGGCCGCCTTTGATGTGGACGGCAATCCCACCAAAGCCATCCAGGGTTTTCTTCGTTCCCAGGGGGCCCGTTTAGAAGATCTGGTGGTTAGAAACATCGGTCAGGTGGAATATCTTTACGCTGTGAAACGGGAAGAAGGCCAGCCTACGGATAAGGTCCTGGCGGAAATTGCCCCCGGGCTGATTACCGGCCTGAACTTCCCCAAGCCCATGCGCTGGGGATCTTTGGAGATGCGCTTTGCCCGCCCCATTCGCTGGCTGCTGGCTCTTTACGGCGATCAAGTGGTACCCTTTAAACTGGCCGGCCTGCAGTCCGGCAGAAGCACCTATGGCCATCGCTTTCTGTCTAAGGGATCCCTGGACATTGCCCAGCCGGCAGAGTATTGGGTCAAAATCCGGGAAGCTTATGTGCTGGTGGACCCGGCGGAACGCAAGGAACTGATCCGGCAGCAGGTGCAGGAACTGGCTCAAGGGGAAGGGGGCCGGGTGCAACTGGACGAAGATTTACTGGATGAGATCACCAATATTGTTGAGTGGCCCACCGCCCTGTGCGGCAGTTTTGACCGGAATTACCTGGAGCTGCCCGCTGCGGTGCTGATAACCCCCATGCAGGAACACCAGCGCTATTTTCCGGTTTTGGGTTCAGGGGGAGAACTTTTAAATAAATTTATTGCTGTCAGAAATGGCACCAAGGAGTATATTGACATCGTTGCAGCGGGGAACGAAAAGGTGCTCCGGGCCAGACTGGCGGATGCCAAATTCTTCTTTGAGGAGGATTTAAAACAACCGCTGTCCGGCAAGGTGAACGGTTTGAAAAAGGTGGTTTTCCTGGAGGGACTGGGATCAATGGCCGATAAGATTGACCGGATCGGCGCCCTGGCGGATCATTTAGGGGCGTCTCTAGGGGCCGATGAAGCTCAGCAGGAAAAGATCCAGCGGGCGGTTTTGCTGGCCAAGGCGGACCTGGTGACCAATATGGTTTACGAGTTTCCGGAACTGCAGGGAGTCATGGGCCGGGAATACGCTATCCGCAACGGGGAAGAGGCCCTGGTGGCGGAGGCGGTTTTTGAACATTACCTGCCCCGGTTTGCCGGAGACCGGCTGCCGGAAACCCTGGCCGGACGGATTTTGAGCCTGGCGGATAAGATGGATACCATTGTAGGGTGTTTTTCCATCGGCATTCAACCCACCGGTTCCCAGGATCCCTATGCCCTGCGGCGGCAGGCACTGGGCATCTGCCACATTTGTATCGAAGGAAAACTGCATCTTTCCCTGAAGGAACTGATCGCCTGGTCCTATCAGGGCTATTGTGAGGGCGTGGAACTGAAATTCAGCCTGGAACAGGTTACTTCCGAGATTGAAGAATTTTTTAAACAGCGTCTCAAGGGAATCTTAAATGACCGGGGCCTGTCCTATGATACGGTAGAGGCTGTACTGGCCGCCGGTTTTGATGATGTCACCGATGTGCTGGACCGGGGGCTGGCTTTGGCTTCCTTCCGCGAACAGCCGGCTTTTGCAGCTCTGATGCTGGCTTTTAACCGGGCCAACAATCTGGCCAAACACGCTGCGGGCGACGCTATTGAAGAGTCCCGTCTGGAGCATTCGGCCGAACAGGAATTGTACCGGCAGTTAACTTCCCTGGCCAACCGGGTTGAACCCCTGCAGGAGGAGCGGCGTTATACAGAGATCCTGGCCCTGGTGACCACTATCCAGCAGCCTCTGAACAGCTTTTTTGAGCAGGTGATGGTAATGGTGGAGGATGAGAAGGTGAAGGCCAACCGTTTGGCATTGTTAAAAAGGATCGTTCATTTGAGCAATCGTGTGGCTGATTTTAGTAAAATTGTGGTAGAGGGTTAA
- a CDS encoding DUF4342 domain-containing protein, with the protein MTSELEKIDLIRARLGVGYKEAKEALDDAEGDVVQALIRLEQKNRDWNEKIHGKGTEFVSQIKTMVEKGHKTKVKVKKDDRTVVEFPATVGALGVLGAMASTPILIVGAIGTIAGLANNYRLEFDNDKDRWEPEVEVPEPPFDASEPKH; encoded by the coding sequence GTGACCAGTGAGTTGGAAAAAATTGATCTAATCCGTGCCCGGCTTGGTGTCGGATACAAGGAGGCAAAGGAAGCTCTGGATGACGCCGAAGGGGACGTGGTTCAGGCTTTAATAAGGTTAGAGCAGAAAAATCGGGACTGGAATGAGAAGATTCATGGCAAGGGAACGGAATTTGTAAGTCAAATTAAAACCATGGTGGAAAAAGGGCATAAGACCAAGGTAAAGGTGAAAAAAGACGACCGCACGGTGGTTGAATTCCCCGCTACCGTAGGTGCGCTAGGGGTCTTGGGCGCCATGGCCAGCACTCCCATACTGATTGTGGGGGCCATTGGAACCATTGCCGGACTGGCCAATAACTACCGGCTGGAATTTGATAATGATAAAGACCGTTGGGAGCCGGAAGTGGAGGTGCCCGAACCGCCCTTTGACGCTTCGGAACCAAAGCATTAA
- the glyQ gene encoding glycine--tRNA ligase subunit alpha produces MNFQELILALNQFWAEQNCIIQQPYDMEKGAGTMNPATFLRALGPEPWRVAYVEPSRRPTDGRYGENPNRLQHYFQYQVILKPSPDEVIPIYLDSLRAIGIDPDKHDIRFVEDNWESPTLGAWGLGWEVWLDGMEVTQFTYFQQCGGIDCHPVSAEITYGLERLAMFVQQKDRVFDIVWVGDITYGDVYHQNEVEQSGYNFEVADTEMLFDLFDMYETEANRILEKNLVLPAYDYVLKCSHTFNLLDARGAISVSERQGFIARVRQMARACAQVYVEQRERLGFPLLKKGGSLNG; encoded by the coding sequence TTGAACTTCCAAGAGCTTATTTTGGCCCTGAATCAATTTTGGGCCGAGCAAAACTGCATCATTCAACAGCCCTACGACATGGAAAAGGGTGCCGGGACCATGAACCCCGCCACTTTTTTGCGAGCCCTGGGCCCGGAGCCCTGGCGGGTAGCCTATGTGGAGCCCTCCCGTCGTCCTACCGACGGACGCTATGGCGAAAACCCCAACCGCCTGCAGCACTATTTTCAATATCAGGTGATTTTAAAACCCTCTCCGGACGAGGTGATTCCCATTTATTTGGATTCCCTGCGGGCCATTGGCATTGATCCCGACAAGCACGACATCCGCTTTGTGGAAGATAACTGGGAGTCCCCCACCCTGGGCGCCTGGGGGCTGGGCTGGGAAGTATGGCTGGACGGCATGGAAGTGACCCAGTTTACCTACTTCCAGCAATGCGGCGGCATTGACTGCCATCCGGTCAGCGCGGAAATTACCTATGGCCTGGAGCGGTTGGCCATGTTTGTGCAGCAAAAGGACCGGGTGTTTGATATTGTCTGGGTAGGGGATATTACCTACGGAGATGTTTACCATCAAAACGAAGTGGAGCAGTCCGGCTATAATTTTGAGGTGGCCGATACGGAAATGCTTTTTGATCTCTTTGACATGTATGAAACCGAAGCCAACCGGATTTTGGAAAAGAATCTGGTATTGCCGGCCTATGATTACGTATTGAAATGCTCCCATACTTTTAACCTGCTGGATGCCCGGGGGGCCATCAGTGTTTCCGAGCGCCAGGGCTTTATCGCCAGGGTGCGCCAAATGGCCAGGGCTTGTGCCCAGGTCTATGTGGAACAGCGGGAAAGATTAGGATTTCCTTTGTTAAAGAAAGGGGGCAGCCTAAATGGCTAA
- a CDS encoding pyruvate, water dikinase regulatory protein, which yields MWSWEKDHEEGLIIIAPKNDTPVVYIVSDSIGETAELVAKAAVSQFNGGNVQIRRVPYVNDPQDIVNIVDEARGENCIIAFTLVLPELREVLVREADKHHIPMVDIMGPFLDALTLITSGPPKLEPGLVRKLDEEYFRRVEAIEFAVKYDDGKDPRGILRADLVVLGVSRTSKTPLSMYLAHKRIKAANVPLVPEVAPPQEIFNLPPHKTIGLTIKPGQLNIIRTERLKTLGLTSHADYASPERILKELEYAESIMKRVGCPIIDVTNKAVEETASKVLEIYYRGERHNHR from the coding sequence TTGTGGAGCTGGGAGAAGGATCATGAGGAGGGGTTAATCATCATCGCGCCCAAGAACGATACTCCGGTGGTCTATATTGTTTCCGATTCCATCGGCGAAACGGCCGAACTGGTGGCTAAAGCGGCTGTGAGCCAGTTTAACGGTGGGAATGTGCAGATCCGGAGGGTTCCCTATGTTAATGATCCCCAGGATATCGTCAATATTGTTGACGAAGCCCGGGGCGAAAATTGTATTATTGCCTTTACCCTGGTATTGCCGGAATTGAGGGAGGTCCTGGTTCGGGAAGCCGACAAGCACCATATCCCCATGGTAGACATTATGGGCCCCTTCCTGGATGCCCTGACCCTGATTACATCGGGTCCTCCCAAACTGGAGCCGGGTTTGGTGCGCAAGCTGGATGAGGAATACTTCCGGCGGGTAGAGGCCATTGAATTTGCCGTAAAATATGATGACGGCAAGGATCCCCGGGGAATTTTACGGGCCGATTTGGTGGTTTTAGGGGTGTCCCGGACCTCCAAAACGCCCTTGAGCATGTATTTGGCTCATAAAAGGATTAAGGCGGCCAATGTCCCGCTGGTGCCTGAAGTGGCGCCGCCCCAGGAGATTTTTAACCTGCCGCCCCATAAAACCATTGGCTTAACCATTAAGCCCGGACAGTTAAATATTATCCGCACCGAACGTTTAAAAACTCTGGGCCTGACTTCCCATGCGGATTATGCCAGCCCCGAACGGATTTTAAAGGAACTGGAATATGCCGAATCCATTATGAAGCGGGTTGGTTGTCCCATCATTGATGTAACCAATAAGGCCGTGGAAGAAACCGCCAGCAAAGTCCTGGAGATTTATTACCGGGGCGAACGGCATAACCACCGGTAA
- a CDS encoding UbiX family flavin prenyltransferase, which translates to MTVRIVVAITGATGVIYGITLLGQLKKMEVETHLILSRWARHTIELETSYTVEQVSALAHVEHAEENLAAAVSSGSFRHHGMVIAPCSMKTLAGLAHGYAENLIVRAGDVTLKEGRPLILVPRETPLNTIHLENMLRLTRAGAVILPPMPAFYQHPATLQDIVDQTVGRILDRLGLENDLVKRWS; encoded by the coding sequence ATGACCGTGCGAATTGTGGTGGCAATTACCGGAGCCACCGGTGTCATTTATGGCATAACCCTCTTGGGACAACTGAAAAAAATGGAAGTGGAAACTCACCTGATCCTCAGCCGGTGGGCCCGCCATACCATTGAATTGGAAACTTCTTATACCGTTGAACAGGTGTCGGCGCTGGCCCACGTGGAACATGCCGAAGAAAACCTGGCCGCAGCCGTATCCAGTGGATCCTTCCGGCATCACGGCATGGTTATTGCCCCCTGCAGCATGAAGACTCTGGCCGGGCTGGCCCACGGTTACGCTGAAAACCTGATTGTTCGCGCCGGGGACGTTACTTTAAAGGAAGGCCGTCCCCTGATCCTTGTTCCCCGGGAAACCCCCTTGAATACCATTCACCTGGAAAACATGCTGCGGCTGACCCGGGCTGGAGCGGTAATCCTTCCCCCCATGCCGGCCTTTTATCAACACCCCGCCACCCTCCAGGACATTGTGGATCAAACCGTCGGCCGCATCCTGGACCGGCTGGGCCTTGAGAATGATCTGGTTAAAAGGTGGTCTTAG
- the mgtE gene encoding magnesium transporter, protein MAQRAAESIQVIEACLGQINENKLKDCLKDLHPADIAEALSRVPLAQRIRVMRAAGPERAALVLYELDRDMISPLLEALGPKRLADVLNAMSDDDAADILGELPENQKDQLLSLMEASEAQDVRELLKYGEDTAGGIMTTEYVSLKEEVTAAEALEYLRQVGSEVETVYHIYLINEQAQLTGVISLRELIMAPPEARMEQVMNRRVIYANVWDDQEKVAKMVAKYDFISIPVVNDRDQLLGIVTVDDVLDVLEEEATEDILKLANLDAEDQDLVETGAWQRAFRRLPWLIALLFGGLIAGNVIKGFSGTLEQVTALAFFITAMAGGPGNAATQSLTLVVRGLATGEVDQRKLLKAILKEAQVGLIIGLVAGSVLALVAFLWQGSPLLGLVVGLALTVNITISTMLGSFFPVVMNRLGFDPAVASGPFIATFMDVTSMFIYFSLATLLLL, encoded by the coding sequence CTGAAGGATTGTCTGAAAGACCTGCACCCGGCGGACATTGCGGAAGCTCTGTCCCGGGTACCCCTGGCCCAAAGGATCCGGGTGATGCGGGCGGCCGGTCCCGAGAGGGCCGCCCTGGTTTTGTACGAGCTGGACCGGGATATGATTTCTCCCCTGCTGGAGGCCTTAGGTCCCAAGCGATTGGCCGATGTGCTAAATGCCATGTCCGATGATGATGCGGCGGATATCCTGGGAGAATTACCGGAAAATCAAAAGGACCAGCTTCTAAGCTTAATGGAGGCTTCCGAGGCCCAGGATGTCCGGGAGCTTTTAAAATACGGCGAAGATACCGCCGGTGGGATTATGACCACCGAATATGTCTCCCTGAAAGAGGAAGTTACGGCGGCCGAAGCCCTGGAGTATCTGCGGCAAGTAGGTTCCGAGGTGGAGACCGTTTATCACATTTATTTAATCAATGAGCAGGCCCAGTTGACCGGGGTCATCTCCCTGCGAGAGTTGATCATGGCTCCTCCGGAGGCCCGCATGGAACAGGTGATGAACCGGCGGGTCATTTATGCCAACGTCTGGGATGACCAGGAGAAAGTGGCCAAAATGGTGGCCAAATATGACTTTATCTCTATTCCGGTGGTCAATGATCGAGATCAGTTACTGGGCATTGTCACGGTGGATGACGTGCTGGATGTTCTGGAGGAAGAGGCCACGGAAGATATTCTGAAGCTGGCCAACCTGGATGCGGAGGATCAGGATCTGGTGGAAACCGGGGCCTGGCAGCGGGCTTTCCGTAGATTGCCCTGGTTGATTGCCCTGCTGTTCGGAGGATTGATCGCGGGGAATGTGATTAAAGGATTTTCAGGGACTCTGGAACAGGTAACGGCCCTGGCCTTTTTTATCACCGCCATGGCCGGAGGGCCGGGCAATGCCGCCACCCAGTCCCTAACCCTGGTGGTCCGGGGGCTGGCCACCGGAGAAGTAGATCAGCGCAAGCTGCTGAAGGCCATTTTAAAGGAAGCCCAGGTAGGGCTTATTATCGGCCTGGTGGCGGGTTCGGTGCTGGCCCTGGTGGCCTTCCTGTGGCAGGGAAGCCCGCTGCTGGGATTAGTGGTGGGGCTGGCCCTGACCGTGAACATCACCATCTCCACCATGCTGGGAAGTTTTTTCCCGGTGGTCATGAACCGTCTGGGCTTTGACCCCGCCGTGGCTTCCGGTCCTTTTATCGCCACCTTTATGGATGTAACCAGCATGTTCATTTATTTCAGTTTGGCTACGTTATTGCTATTGTAA